In one Lachnospiraceae bacterium GAM79 genomic region, the following are encoded:
- the metK gene encoding methionine adenosyltransferase: MEKLLFTSESVTEGHPDKICDQISDAVLDALMEQDPMSRVACETSITTGLVLVMGEITTKAYVDIQKIVRETIREIGYDRAKYGFDCDTCGVITAIDEQSADIAMGVDKALEAKEHLMSDDDIEAIGAGDQGMMFGFATNETTEYMPYPIALAHKLARKLTEVRKNGTLSYLRPDGKTQVTVEYDENGKAKRLDAVVLSTQHGEEVSQEQIHEDIKKYVFDPVLPADMVDEDTKFFINPTGRFVIGGPNGDSGLTGRKIIVDTYGGYARHGGGAFSGKDCTKVDRSAAYAARYVAKNIVAAGLADKCEIQLSYAIGVARPTSIMVDTFGTGKVSDEKLVEIIREHFDLRPAGIIKMLDLRRPIYKQTAAYGHFGRTDLDLPWEKLDKVDMLKAYL, encoded by the coding sequence ATGGAAAAATTATTATTCACATCAGAATCAGTAACAGAAGGTCATCCGGATAAAATCTGTGACCAGATTTCAGATGCGGTATTGGATGCGTTGATGGAACAGGATCCAATGAGCCGTGTGGCTTGCGAGACATCTATTACAACAGGTCTTGTACTTGTAATGGGTGAGATTACAACAAAAGCATATGTAGATATTCAGAAGATCGTTCGTGAGACGATCCGTGAGATTGGATACGACAGAGCAAAATATGGATTTGACTGCGATACCTGCGGTGTTATCACAGCAATTGACGAACAGTCAGCAGATATCGCAATGGGTGTTGATAAGGCGTTAGAAGCAAAAGAGCATCTGATGAGCGATGATGATATCGAAGCGATCGGTGCAGGAGATCAGGGTATGATGTTCGGATTTGCAACAAATGAGACCACGGAATATATGCCATATCCGATTGCACTTGCACATAAGCTTGCAAGAAAGCTGACAGAAGTAAGAAAGAACGGAACACTTTCATATCTTAGACCGGATGGTAAGACTCAGGTAACAGTAGAGTACGATGAGAATGGAAAAGCAAAGAGGCTCGATGCAGTAGTTCTTTCAACTCAGCATGGCGAGGAAGTATCACAGGAACAGATTCACGAAGATATCAAGAAGTATGTATTTGATCCGGTTCTTCCTGCTGATATGGTAGACGAAGATACTAAGTTCTTTATTAATCCGACCGGAAGATTCGTTATCGGCGGACCGAATGGTGACAGTGGACTTACAGGACGTAAGATCATCGTAGATACTTATGGCGGATATGCCCGTCACGGCGGCGGTGCTTTCTCAGGAAAGGATTGCACAAAGGTTGACCGTTCAGCAGCATATGCAGCAAGATATGTAGCAAAGAACATTGTAGCAGCAGGACTTGCAGATAAATGTGAGATCCAGTTGTCTTATGCGATCGGTGTTGCCAGACCTACATCTATCATGGTAGATACATTTGGAACAGGAAAGGTATCCGATGAGAAGCTGGTTGAGATCATTCGTGAGCATTTCGATCTTCGCCCGGCCGGTATCATCAAGATGCTTGACCTCAGAAGACCAATCTACAAGCAGACAGCAGCATACGGACACTTTGGAAGAACTGACCTCGACCTTCCGTGGGAGAAGCTCGACAAAGTTGATATGCTAAAGGCATATTTATAA
- a CDS encoding conjugal transfer protein TraX, whose protein sequence is MDKRAETGITSNQLKLLACIFMLCDHVGFVLMNNNWIMRAVGRLAFPIFAFLLVEGYRHTSDIRKYFIRLFLFALISEVPFDLASTGQVFDLQKQNIFFTLAAGLIVLYLGKVAKWNQMGAVIGIVVIMVVAEALHFDYGIAGILLIVLMYYSTQDGTAEHAFRNAGLVTGHYPFSRKLRQNMGFAIVSAVLYFLFYGIRQLYAVLAILPISLYNGEYGRKNKVLKYAFYVFYPAHLLILYLLGRVIL, encoded by the coding sequence ATGGATAAAAGGGCAGAGACAGGGATAACTTCAAATCAGTTAAAGCTTCTGGCATGTATTTTTATGTTGTGCGATCATGTAGGATTTGTTCTAATGAATAATAACTGGATAATGCGGGCTGTAGGACGGCTCGCATTTCCTATATTTGCATTCCTGCTGGTAGAAGGATACAGACATACGTCGGATATCAGAAAATATTTTATCCGGCTTTTTTTGTTTGCGCTGATTTCGGAAGTTCCATTTGATCTGGCATCGACCGGACAGGTATTTGATCTGCAGAAGCAGAATATTTTCTTTACGCTTGCAGCAGGGCTGATCGTGCTTTATCTCGGAAAGGTAGCAAAATGGAATCAGATGGGAGCAGTCATCGGAATTGTTGTCATTATGGTAGTTGCAGAAGCGCTGCATTTTGATTATGGAATTGCCGGTATCCTTCTGATCGTATTAATGTATTATTCGACCCAAGATGGCACAGCGGAACATGCATTCAGAAATGCTGGTCTTGTGACGGGACATTATCCATTTAGCAGGAAACTGCGTCAGAATATGGGATTTGCGATCGTATCGGCGGTGTTGTATTTTCTATTTTACGGAATAAGACAGCTCTATGCTGTTTTGGCGATCCTGCCGATCAGTCTGTATAACGGAGAGTATGGTCGGAAGAATAAAGTTCTTAAATATGCATTCTATGTGTTCTATCCGGCACATTTGCTCATTTTATATCTGCTTGGCAGAGTGATTTTATAG
- a CDS encoding HIT family protein — protein MGKDDCIFCKIANGEIPSATVYEDSICRVILDVNPANKGHALIIPKEHYDDIYSMDADTASKIFTIATEVAKAQKAELNPDGLNIIQNNGAAAGQTVFHFHMHLVPRFIKDTVTVTWVPGQSDNEELDQLSKALRKRI, from the coding sequence ATGGGTAAGGACGATTGCATTTTTTGCAAGATTGCAAATGGTGAGATACCATCAGCAACAGTTTATGAAGACAGCATATGTAGAGTAATACTTGATGTAAATCCTGCAAATAAAGGTCATGCTTTAATTATACCAAAAGAACATTATGATGATATATATAGCATGGACGCGGATACTGCTTCAAAGATCTTTACGATTGCGACAGAGGTTGCCAAGGCTCAGAAAGCGGAATTAAATCCTGACGGACTGAACATTATTCAGAACAATGGCGCTGCTGCAGGACAGACAGTATTCCATTTTCACATGCATCTTGTACCGCGATTCATTAAGGATACGGTTACAGTTACATGGGTTCCGGGTCAGTCAGACAATGAGGAACTGGATCAGTTGTCAAAGGCACTTCGTAAGAGAATTTAA
- a CDS encoding amidohydrolase: MLRVGVTELDIGFENREEAKERCLEVMEEACANGVELLVFPEMTLTGFTMRPWLHGESGDADNIPDSVSFFMENSKKYKMPMAFGYIHTVMAYGSRVYDEMKEKAYENRLVLVDGENVLLDYAKVHPFSYSGEDKAYRAGEKLVQAQVKDIRIGGYICYDLRFPEIFSAMRDRYEAVMVIANWPETRAEQWETLLKARAIENQAYVIAVNRVGDGDGLHYIPGSHVYDWLGRDISVRVSEKLRVADIDSGGVRLARTEFPQANDRKNTFYKTLY; encoded by the coding sequence ATGCTTAGAGTTGGTGTTACGGAACTGGATATTGGATTTGAGAATAGGGAAGAAGCAAAGGAACGCTGTCTTGAAGTTATGGAAGAAGCCTGTGCAAATGGAGTAGAGCTTCTGGTATTTCCGGAGATGACACTGACAGGATTTACGATGCGCCCATGGTTACATGGGGAAAGCGGGGATGCGGATAATATCCCTGACAGTGTTTCATTTTTTATGGAGAACAGCAAAAAATATAAGATGCCTATGGCATTTGGATATATTCATACAGTTATGGCCTATGGCAGCCGGGTGTATGATGAAATGAAAGAAAAGGCTTACGAGAACCGGTTGGTGCTTGTGGATGGAGAAAATGTATTGCTTGATTATGCTAAGGTTCATCCATTTTCATATAGCGGTGAGGATAAGGCATATCGGGCAGGAGAAAAGCTTGTACAGGCACAGGTAAAGGATATCCGGATAGGCGGATATATCTGCTATGATCTTCGTTTCCCGGAGATTTTCTCTGCAATGCGAGACCGGTATGAGGCTGTCATGGTAATCGCAAACTGGCCGGAAACAAGGGCGGAACAATGGGAAACACTTTTAAAAGCAAGGGCGATCGAGAATCAGGCATATGTGATCGCTGTCAACCGGGTCGGAGATGGAGACGGGCTTCACTATATTCCGGGCTCTCATGTATATGACTGGCTTGGACGGGATATATCGGTTCGGGTTAGTGAGAAGCTGCGTGTTGCAGATATTGATTCCGGGGGAGTCAGACTGGCAAGAACAGAATTTCCACAGGCAAATGACAGAAAGAATACATTTTATAAGACGCTTTATTGA
- a CDS encoding biotin transporter BioY has product MKNKFTTVEITMMAVFAAILCVSAYLSIPTPLPNAAHITLLNFMIMLIALVFEVRDSTIIVALWMILGAVGVPVFIGGGSGIGYLTGVFGGYTFSFIIVTIFAGLTKGKKYNRIRYTIVAILTAALIDIIGMLWWKFNGNLTWKVAFLSGFVAFIPLDLVKAIIAAQIVPLFKKLMPEANANTGAKEVTE; this is encoded by the coding sequence ATGAAAAACAAATTCACAACCGTGGAGATTACAATGATGGCTGTATTTGCAGCAATCTTATGCGTATCTGCATATTTAAGCATCCCAACTCCACTCCCAAATGCAGCTCACATTACATTATTGAACTTTATGATCATGCTCATTGCACTGGTATTTGAAGTCCGCGACTCAACGATCATCGTTGCCTTATGGATGATCCTCGGTGCAGTCGGTGTTCCGGTATTTATCGGCGGCGGCTCCGGTATCGGTTATCTGACAGGAGTATTTGGTGGATATACATTCTCATTTATTATCGTTACTATCTTTGCAGGTCTGACAAAGGGTAAGAAATATAATCGTATCCGTTATACGATCGTTGCTATTTTAACAGCAGCACTTATCGACATCATCGGTATGTTATGGTGGAAATTCAACGGAAACTTAACCTGGAAAGTTGCTTTCCTTTCAGGCTTTGTTGCATTTATTCCACTTGATCTTGTAAAAGCTATCATTGCTGCACAGATTGTTCCATTATTCAAAAAACTTATGCCGGAAGCAAATGCAAATACAGGAGCAAAAGAAGTAACCGAATAA
- a CDS encoding [FeFe] hydrogenase, group A, protein MDYITINSIKVPIEGEKNVLSLIRKAGIDIPTFCYHSELSIYGACRMCVVEDDRGKIFAACSETPRAGMVIYTNTKKVQQYRKLIIELLLSSHCRDCTTCQKNGMCALQSLAYKVGVHAVRFLNNKKEEKIDMSSPSIVRDPNKCILCGDCVRTCDEIQGLGVIDFAFRGSKMKVQPAFDKPLAETDCVGCGQCAVVCPTAAISIRTNVTDIWDAIEDPSIRVVAQIAPAVRVAVGDNFGIPKGENCFGKLVSALRIMGFDMVFDTSFGADLTVMEESKEFAARLASDEKLPLFTSCCPGWVKYCEEKYPEFADNLSTCRSPQGMFSAVIKDYFAEKDKEDGKRTMVVSIMPCTAKKGEILRPDNFTDGRQDTDYVITTTEVVRMIKQMGLQFTELENESADAPFSVASGAGKIFGTTGGVTEAVLRRLAEDKSYNTIREISYTGVRGFEGTKEATIDLDGREVKIAVVHGLANAGRLLDRIRSGEASYDFVEVMACRRGCIMGGGQPSGAGPRTRRSRMEGMYNADASSNVRFSEENPAIRQLYDHFLAGKEHRLLHRNL, encoded by the coding sequence ATGGATTATATTACGATCAATTCAATCAAAGTGCCGATCGAGGGCGAGAAGAATGTTCTGTCTCTGATCCGAAAGGCGGGGATCGATATCCCGACATTCTGTTATCATTCAGAATTATCCATCTATGGCGCATGTCGTATGTGCGTGGTAGAAGATGACAGAGGAAAAATATTTGCGGCATGCTCCGAGACACCGAGAGCGGGCATGGTGATCTATACGAATACAAAGAAAGTGCAGCAGTACAGAAAGCTTATTATCGAGCTGTTGTTATCCTCTCATTGCAGAGACTGTACGACCTGCCAGAAGAATGGCATGTGTGCGCTCCAGTCACTTGCCTATAAGGTTGGTGTGCATGCGGTTCGTTTCCTGAATAATAAAAAAGAAGAAAAGATCGATATGAGTTCGCCGTCTATCGTCCGGGATCCAAATAAATGTATCCTGTGCGGTGACTGTGTGCGTACCTGCGATGAGATTCAGGGACTTGGTGTTATCGATTTTGCATTCCGTGGTTCGAAAATGAAGGTGCAGCCGGCATTTGACAAGCCGCTTGCAGAGACAGACTGTGTAGGATGCGGACAATGTGCAGTTGTCTGCCCGACCGCAGCGATCTCGATCCGTACCAATGTAACCGATATCTGGGATGCGATCGAAGATCCGTCCATCCGGGTGGTCGCACAGATCGCACCGGCAGTCCGCGTGGCAGTTGGAGATAACTTCGGCATACCAAAGGGCGAGAACTGTTTTGGCAAGCTGGTATCAGCACTTCGTATCATGGGCTTTGACATGGTATTTGACACAAGCTTTGGCGCCGATCTTACGGTTATGGAGGAATCCAAAGAATTTGCGGCGCGTCTTGCGTCGGATGAGAAGCTGCCATTATTTACATCCTGTTGTCCGGGCTGGGTCAAATATTGTGAAGAAAAATATCCGGAATTTGCAGATAATCTGTCAACCTGCCGTTCTCCACAGGGGATGTTCTCGGCAGTGATCAAGGATTATTTTGCAGAGAAAGATAAAGAAGATGGTAAGAGAACGATGGTTGTATCGATCATGCCTTGTACAGCAAAGAAGGGAGAGATCCTCCGACCGGATAATTTCACGGATGGCAGACAGGATACCGATTATGTCATCACAACGACAGAGGTTGTGCGGATGATCAAGCAGATGGGACTGCAGTTTACCGAACTGGAAAATGAATCCGCAGATGCACCATTTTCCGTGGCTTCCGGTGCAGGCAAGATCTTCGGAACGACAGGTGGTGTAACGGAAGCGGTGCTCCGTCGTCTTGCGGAGGACAAATCCTATAACACGATCCGTGAGATCAGTTATACAGGTGTCCGGGGATTTGAAGGAACGAAGGAAGCAACGATCGATTTAGATGGCAGAGAAGTGAAGATCGCAGTTGTACATGGTCTTGCAAATGCAGGACGGTTGCTTGACCGTATCCGATCCGGCGAAGCAAGCTATGATTTCGTTGAAGTTATGGCGTGCAGACGTGGATGTATCATGGGTGGCGGTCAGCCATCCGGCGCAGGCCCAAGAACCAGACGGAGCCGTATGGAAGGTATGTACAATGCAGACGCAAGCTCCAATGTCCGTTTCTCCGAGGAAAACCCGGCAATCCGTCAGTTGTACGATCATTTCCTTGCGGGAAAAGAACATCGTCTGCTGCACCGGAATCTGTAG
- a CDS encoding 4Fe-4S binding protein, producing MLHADSHRILVCAGTGCLAGGSQKIYDRFCEMAKQSEGVKVEFVPEAEYTGTEKQEKPDIAEEFETDISKTENSAAGQTVIKESCHVGVKKSGCHGFCEMGPLVRIEPYNYIYIKVKEEDCEEIFNETILHGRPVERLMYHKDGIVYRQQEEIPFYKKQTRLVLKNCGHIDAENINEYLAVGGYQALRKVLFTMEPSEVIQVISDSNLRGRGGGGFPTGYKWQQVARQAEKIRYVVCNGDEGDPGAFMDRSVMEGDPHKMLEGMIIAAYAVGAQEGYVYVRAEYPLAVSRLKTAIAQAEEAGFLGEDILGSDFSFHIHINRGAGAFVCGEGSALTASIEGQRGMPRTKPPRTVEQGLFAKPTVLNNVETYANVSMIILNGADWYKSIGPEKSPGTKAFALTGSVKNTGLIEVPMGTKLREIVYDIGGGLKDDIPLKAVQIGGPSGGCLVTDDLEVSLDFDSLKSKGAMIGSGGLVVMDENTCLVEVARFFMNFTQNESCGKCVPCREGTKRMLEILERIVAGNGTLEDLDLLEELGQAITDTALCGLGKSAALPVLSTLKNFRQEYIEHVVDKRCRTGNCKALVRYKIDPEACKGCSKCARNCPVGAITGEIRKPFVIDTAKCIKCGACIDNCAFHAVYTEN from the coding sequence ATGTTGCATGCAGATTCGCACAGGATCCTTGTCTGTGCAGGAACCGGATGTCTGGCGGGTGGCTCTCAGAAAATATACGACCGGTTCTGCGAGATGGCGAAGCAGTCGGAGGGCGTGAAGGTAGAATTTGTCCCGGAGGCAGAGTATACAGGGACGGAGAAACAGGAAAAGCCGGATATAGCAGAAGAATTTGAAACAGACATTAGTAAAACAGAGAATTCTGCAGCGGGACAGACAGTTATAAAAGAATCCTGTCATGTCGGCGTGAAGAAAAGCGGCTGTCATGGTTTCTGCGAGATGGGGCCGCTTGTGCGAATCGAGCCATATAATTATATCTACATAAAAGTAAAGGAAGAAGACTGCGAGGAGATCTTCAACGAGACGATCCTGCACGGAAGACCGGTAGAGCGTCTGATGTATCACAAGGATGGTATTGTCTACAGACAGCAGGAAGAAATTCCATTTTATAAGAAACAGACCAGACTGGTACTGAAAAACTGCGGACATATCGATGCAGAAAATATCAATGAATATCTTGCGGTCGGTGGATATCAGGCACTTCGTAAGGTGTTATTTACCATGGAGCCTTCGGAGGTTATTCAGGTCATCAGTGACTCCAATCTGCGTGGACGTGGAGGCGGTGGTTTCCCGACCGGATACAAATGGCAGCAGGTTGCCAGACAGGCGGAGAAGATCCGATATGTTGTCTGCAATGGTGATGAGGGAGATCCGGGTGCGTTCATGGATCGAAGCGTGATGGAAGGCGATCCGCATAAGATGTTAGAGGGTATGATCATTGCTGCATATGCGGTTGGTGCGCAGGAGGGATATGTCTATGTAAGAGCAGAATATCCGCTGGCAGTCAGCCGTTTGAAGACAGCGATAGCACAGGCAGAGGAAGCGGGCTTCCTTGGTGAGGATATCTTAGGTTCCGATTTTTCTTTCCATATACATATCAATCGTGGCGCGGGGGCATTTGTCTGCGGAGAGGGAAGTGCGCTTACGGCATCGATCGAGGGACAGCGCGGAATGCCGAGAACCAAGCCGCCAAGAACCGTAGAGCAGGGCTTATTTGCCAAGCCGACGGTTCTGAATAATGTAGAAACCTATGCAAATGTGTCCATGATCATTTTAAATGGTGCAGACTGGTACAAGTCGATCGGACCGGAGAAAAGTCCGGGAACCAAGGCATTTGCATTGACCGGAAGTGTAAAGAATACGGGACTGATCGAGGTACCGATGGGAACAAAGCTGCGTGAGATCGTGTATGATATCGGCGGTGGTTTAAAGGATGACATCCCATTAAAGGCAGTTCAGATCGGTGGACCATCCGGTGGCTGTCTGGTGACGGATGATCTGGAGGTCAGTCTGGATTTTGATTCATTAAAGAGCAAAGGCGCGATGATCGGTTCAGGTGGTCTGGTTGTTATGGATGAGAATACCTGTCTGGTTGAGGTAGCCCGTTTCTTTATGAACTTTACACAGAACGAGAGCTGCGGCAAATGCGTTCCATGCCGTGAAGGAACCAAGCGGATGCTTGAGATCCTAGAGCGGATCGTTGCCGGAAATGGTACGTTAGAGGATCTGGATCTGTTAGAGGAACTGGGCCAGGCGATCACCGACACGGCCCTTTGTGGACTTGGTAAGAGCGCAGCCCTGCCGGTACTCAGTACGCTGAAGAATTTCCGTCAGGAATACATCGAGCATGTGGTTGACAAACGATGCAGAACCGGAAACTGTAAAGCACTGGTTCGCTATAAGATCGATCCGGAAGCATGTAAGGGCTGTTCCAAATGTGCGAGAAACTGTCCGGTCGGTGCGATCACAGGTGAGATCCGGAAACCATTTGTCATTGATACAGCCAAATGCATCAAGTGTGGTGCATGTATCGATAATTGTGCGTTCCATGCAGTATATACAGAGAATTAA
- a CDS encoding NAD(P)H-dependent oxidoreductase subunit E: protein MLEQSYYDEADKIIAAYGTEPRFLIPIIQDIQSEYKYLPPELLRYVADKLNITEAKAYSVATFYENFSFDAKGKFILKVCDGTACHVRKSMDILNQLYKELGLSKEKHTTDDMMFTLETVSCLGACGLAPVMTVNDVVHPAMTPEKVTALIAELKEGADE from the coding sequence ATGCTGGAACAATCTTACTACGATGAGGCTGATAAGATTATTGCTGCATATGGGACAGAGCCAAGATTTCTGATCCCGATCATTCAGGATATTCAGAGCGAATATAAGTATCTTCCGCCGGAATTATTACGATATGTGGCGGACAAACTGAATATTACAGAGGCAAAAGCTTATAGCGTAGCAACATTCTATGAGAACTTTTCATTTGATGCAAAAGGAAAGTTCATTCTTAAGGTGTGCGATGGAACCGCATGCCATGTCAGAAAATCCATGGATATCTTAAATCAATTGTATAAAGAACTTGGATTGTCAAAAGAGAAACACACAACAGATGATATGATGTTCACATTAGAGACAGTATCATGTCTTGGCGCATGCGGACTCGCACCGGTCATGACGGTAAACGATGTTGTTCATCCGGCTATGACACCGGAGAAGGTAACTGCATTGATAGCAGAATTGAAGGAGGGTGCGGATGAATAG
- a CDS encoding DUF3794 domain-containing protein, giving the protein MELVKNKLSTTILKTSKYSQFTINDDFNVPDAKDDMERIIASTGNVLLDDVETLENKVRISGTVVFKVLYQTVGEDVRFETYEGDVPFEESINMDGILAGDKVDVSCVLEDLYITMINSRKFEVRGLVGMKLWAMDSVELSGATGLLNGSGIECRNEQIPFTNNVASVKDILKVKEDFEIAANKPNIGRVLWSRVSFYGIETKVVDGGINIKGQMDLFVIYLAEEPGVPMQYLNESREFEGLIPCEEANEGMILDDRITMGKGEVGVRADNDGEDRVLQVEYNLHTDMKIYEDMELSIIGDMFSPSANVETICEQFPFENLQIKNNAKTKVVHKERIKSSFPKILQIVYATGTVEIDEVKAGEDSIDISGAVKAEILYVSAEDSKPLQQIETAIPFNYQVESVPFVNQDSIRINPSVDQITAQMLNSDEVEIKAVINMNVTVFAPGSVDVITDMNILPIDWNKKAAMPGMVGYVVKEGDSIWSIAKEYFSSLDSIRTINHLESDEVTPGEKLLIVKC; this is encoded by the coding sequence ATGGAACTTGTAAAAAATAAACTCAGTACAACGATTTTAAAGACTTCTAAGTATTCGCAGTTTACTATCAATGATGATTTTAATGTACCGGATGCAAAAGACGATATGGAACGGATCATTGCAAGTACAGGAAATGTCCTTTTAGATGATGTAGAGACATTGGAGAATAAGGTGCGGATATCAGGAACAGTTGTATTTAAAGTCCTGTATCAGACAGTTGGTGAAGATGTTCGGTTTGAAACCTATGAGGGTGATGTTCCATTTGAGGAATCCATCAATATGGATGGCATACTTGCCGGTGATAAGGTCGATGTCAGCTGCGTGCTGGAAGATCTGTACATAACCATGATCAATTCAAGAAAATTTGAAGTTCGCGGGCTGGTTGGCATGAAACTGTGGGCTATGGATTCCGTAGAGCTGTCCGGGGCAACCGGACTGTTAAACGGATCGGGAATCGAATGCAGGAATGAGCAGATTCCATTTACAAATAATGTGGCATCTGTAAAAGATATATTGAAGGTAAAAGAAGATTTCGAGATCGCTGCCAATAAACCAAACATCGGTCGGGTGCTTTGGAGCCGGGTGTCCTTCTATGGCATCGAGACAAAGGTTGTAGATGGGGGAATAAATATTAAAGGACAGATGGACCTGTTTGTAATCTATCTGGCGGAGGAGCCCGGCGTACCGATGCAGTATCTGAATGAGAGCCGGGAATTTGAAGGTCTGATCCCTTGCGAAGAAGCAAATGAAGGCATGATCCTGGATGACCGCATCACGATGGGAAAAGGAGAAGTCGGTGTGCGTGCCGACAATGACGGAGAGGACCGCGTGCTTCAGGTTGAATATAATCTCCATACAGATATGAAGATTTATGAAGATATGGAGCTTTCTATCATCGGGGATATGTTCTCTCCGTCGGCAAATGTAGAAACGATCTGTGAACAGTTTCCATTTGAGAATCTTCAGATAAAAAATAATGCCAAGACAAAGGTCGTACATAAAGAGCGGATCAAGAGCAGCTTCCCGAAGATACTGCAGATCGTATATGCAACCGGAACAGTTGAGATCGATGAGGTAAAAGCAGGAGAGGACAGCATTGATATATCAGGTGCGGTAAAAGCTGAAATACTCTATGTATCAGCGGAGGATAGCAAGCCGTTACAGCAGATTGAAACGGCGATACCATTCAATTATCAAGTGGAATCCGTACCATTTGTCAATCAGGATTCAATCCGTATCAATCCATCCGTTGACCAGATTACAGCCCAGATGTTGAATTCCGATGAGGTGGAGATCAAGGCGGTGATCAATATGAATGTTACGGTATTTGCACCGGGTTCTGTGGACGTCATTACCGATATGAATATCCTACCGATCGATTGGAATAAGAAGGCAGCTATGCCGGGTATGGTTGGATATGTTGTAAAAGAAGGCGACAGTATCTGGTCCATTGCCAAAGAATATTTCTCCAGCCTGGATTCCATCCGAACCATCAACCATCTGGAAAGCGACGAGGTAACACCGGGTGAAAAACTATTGATCGTAAAATGTTAG
- a CDS encoding protease complex subunit PrcB family protein — protein sequence MRGQRWLRILAGVLTVVVGLSLFAGCSFYKVKEDGEALTYDICDDTMLPEELLSVINSKKEEPFNLTYSNNTYTYIVICSGRQNRDDVGVVVDKMYMDENAIYIESVLRQTATPSDAVSKDTVSYPYIVLRIARTTTPVVFKN from the coding sequence ATGAGAGGACAAAGATGGCTGCGTATTCTGGCAGGGGTGTTGACTGTGGTAGTTGGGCTGAGTTTGTTTGCTGGATGCAGTTTTTATAAGGTGAAAGAAGATGGTGAAGCGCTGACTTACGATATCTGTGACGACACCATGCTGCCGGAGGAGTTGTTGAGCGTCATTAACAGTAAAAAAGAAGAACCGTTTAATCTGACATATTCAAACAACACTTACACATATATTGTGATTTGCAGCGGCAGGCAGAATCGGGATGATGTTGGCGTGGTTGTAGATAAGATGTATATGGATGAAAATGCTATTTACATCGAATCGGTTCTTAGGCAGACGGCGACACCATCAGATGCAGTAAGTAAGGATACGGTATCGTATCCATATATAGTTCTTCGGATCGCACGGACAACGACACCGGTTGTATTTAAAAATTAG